From Amycolatopsis sp. cg9, one genomic window encodes:
- a CDS encoding ABC-F family ATP-binding cassette domain-containing protein, giving the protein MSATLVAKDLAAGHGDRTLFSGLDLVVAPGDVVGLVGVNGAGKSTLLRTLAGLAKPDGGEIRLNPPTATVGHLPQEPERRDGESVRAFLARRTGVSAAQADLDAATDALTAGEAGADDQYAAALDRWLALGGADLDDRAAEVAADLGLAVDLDQPMTSLSGGQAARAGLASLLLSRYDVFLLDEPTNDLDLDGLARLERFVSGLRAPTVLVSHDREFLARTVDRVVELDLAQQQVTSYGGGYEAYLEERAVARRHAREEYEEYAGTKASLEARGRMQRAWMEKGVKNARRKQPDNDKNARKFRAEATEKQASKARQTDRMIERLDVVEEPRKEWELRMEIAAAPRAGAVVATLRGAVVRRGGFTLGPVDLQIDWADKVAITGANGAGKSTLLAALLGRVQLDEGNAALGPGVVVGEVDQARRLFLGDVPLAGAFAREVPELADADVRTLLAKFGLKAAHVLRSAATLSPGERTRAALALLQARGVNLLVLDEPTNHLDLPAIEQLEAALDSYPGTLLLVTHDRRMLEAVHVTRRLEVDGGQVRER; this is encoded by the coding sequence ATGAGTGCAACTCTCGTCGCGAAGGACCTGGCCGCGGGCCACGGTGACCGCACCCTCTTCTCCGGTCTCGATCTGGTCGTCGCCCCGGGCGACGTCGTCGGCCTGGTCGGCGTCAACGGCGCCGGCAAGTCGACGCTGCTGCGGACCCTCGCCGGGCTCGCGAAGCCGGACGGCGGCGAGATCCGGCTGAACCCGCCGACCGCGACCGTCGGGCACCTGCCGCAGGAGCCGGAGCGGCGGGACGGCGAGTCGGTCCGGGCGTTCCTCGCGCGCCGCACCGGCGTGTCGGCGGCGCAGGCCGACCTCGACGCGGCGACCGACGCCCTCACCGCGGGGGAAGCCGGCGCGGACGACCAGTACGCGGCGGCGCTCGACCGCTGGCTCGCGCTCGGCGGCGCCGACCTCGACGACCGCGCCGCCGAAGTGGCCGCCGACCTCGGCCTCGCCGTCGACCTCGACCAGCCGATGACGTCGCTGTCCGGTGGGCAGGCCGCGCGGGCCGGGCTCGCGTCGCTGCTGCTGAGCCGCTACGACGTCTTCCTGCTCGACGAGCCGACCAACGACCTCGACCTGGACGGCCTGGCCCGGCTGGAGCGGTTCGTGTCCGGGCTGCGGGCGCCGACCGTGCTGGTCAGCCACGACCGCGAGTTCCTCGCCAGGACCGTCGACCGCGTCGTCGAGCTGGACCTGGCGCAGCAGCAGGTCACCAGCTACGGCGGTGGCTACGAGGCGTACCTCGAGGAGCGCGCGGTCGCGCGGCGGCACGCGCGCGAGGAGTACGAGGAGTACGCCGGCACGAAGGCGTCGCTCGAGGCGCGCGGGCGGATGCAGCGGGCGTGGATGGAGAAGGGCGTCAAGAACGCCCGCCGGAAGCAGCCCGACAACGACAAGAACGCCCGCAAGTTCCGCGCCGAGGCCACGGAGAAGCAGGCGTCGAAGGCGCGGCAGACCGATCGGATGATCGAGCGGCTCGACGTCGTCGAAGAGCCCCGCAAGGAGTGGGAGCTGCGGATGGAGATCGCCGCGGCACCGCGCGCGGGCGCGGTGGTCGCGACCCTGCGCGGGGCGGTCGTCCGCCGCGGCGGCTTCACGCTCGGGCCGGTCGACCTGCAGATCGACTGGGCGGACAAGGTCGCCATCACCGGCGCGAACGGCGCGGGCAAGTCGACGCTCCTGGCCGCGCTGCTCGGCCGGGTCCAGCTCGACGAGGGGAACGCCGCGCTCGGCCCGGGCGTCGTGGTCGGCGAGGTCGACCAGGCCCGGCGCCTGTTCCTCGGCGACGTCCCGCTGGCCGGCGCGTTCGCGCGCGAGGTCCCGGAGCTGGCCGACGCCGACGTCCGGACGCTGCTGGCGAAGTTCGGGCTCAAAGCGGCGCACGTGCTCCGGTCGGCGGCGACGCTGTCGCCGGGGGAGCGGACGCGCGCGGCGCTGGCGCTGCTGCAGGCCCGTGGCGTCAACCTGCTGGTGCTCGACGAGCCGACGAACCACCTCGACCTGCCCGCGATCGAGCAGCTGGAGGCGGCGCTCGACAGCTACCCGGGAACGCTCCTGCTGGTGACGCACGACCGCCGGATGCTGGAAGCCGTGCACGTCACGCGCCGGCTGGAGGTCGACGGCGGGCAGGTCCGCGAGCGGTGA
- a CDS encoding PaaX family transcriptional regulator C-terminal domain-containing protein codes for MGEPAPPVTLGRRPKPREGRPSAPRPTVSRRREVSHASARSLLMTVLGEYALPRDKPVWTSMLVEVLGILDIEEKSARQALARSAAEGWVVSERVGRRVRWSLTPPGRRLLTEGAERIYAFGRERPPWNGQWLMLIVSVPEAKRDLRHRLRTRLTWAGFGSPVAGVWVSPDLSRQREAQQIVSELGLDAQAMSFTAAYGEVGEQESMVARSWDLTELKDRYEDFIDRFTGLHPTGGRAVLRAQTELVHEWRRFPFLDPQLPAELLPAKWSGTKAAELFHHKHVDWRPEAQQYWDDIVEAEEAG; via the coding sequence ATGGGCGAACCCGCTCCCCCGGTGACCCTCGGCCGCAGGCCGAAACCGAGGGAAGGCCGCCCGTCCGCGCCCCGGCCCACGGTGAGCCGGCGCCGCGAGGTGAGCCACGCCAGCGCCCGGTCGCTGCTGATGACCGTGCTCGGCGAGTACGCCCTCCCCCGCGACAAGCCCGTGTGGACGTCGATGCTCGTCGAGGTCCTCGGCATCCTCGACATCGAGGAGAAGTCGGCCCGGCAGGCGCTGGCCCGCTCCGCCGCCGAAGGCTGGGTCGTCTCCGAACGCGTCGGGCGCCGGGTGCGCTGGTCGCTGACCCCGCCCGGGCGCCGGCTGCTGACCGAGGGCGCCGAGCGGATCTACGCGTTCGGCCGCGAACGGCCGCCCTGGAACGGGCAGTGGCTGATGCTGATCGTGTCCGTCCCGGAGGCCAAGCGCGACCTGCGGCACCGCCTGCGCACGCGGCTGACCTGGGCGGGCTTCGGGTCGCCGGTGGCCGGCGTGTGGGTCAGCCCGGACCTGTCCCGCCAGCGCGAGGCCCAGCAGATCGTCAGCGAGCTCGGCCTCGACGCGCAGGCGATGTCGTTCACCGCCGCGTACGGCGAGGTCGGCGAGCAGGAGTCGATGGTCGCCCGGTCCTGGGACCTGACCGAGCTGAAGGACCGCTACGAGGACTTCATCGACCGGTTCACCGGCCTGCACCCCACCGGTGGCCGGGCGGTGCTGCGCGCGCAGACCGAGCTGGTGCACGAGTGGCGGCGGTTCCCGTTCCTCGACCCGCAGCTGCCCGCCGAGCTCCTCCCGGCGAAGTGGAGCGGGACGAAAGCGGCGGAACTGTTCCATCACAAACACGTCGACTGGCGCCCCGAGGCCCAGCAGTATTGGGACGACATCGTCGAAGCCGAAGAAGCAGGGTGA
- a CDS encoding N-acetyltransferase family protein: MKLRPATADDGDFLADMLVAAVNWSPAWQPKSRRRVLAAPNTAHYIAGWPRDTDLGVVAEADGERAGAAWLRFFPPGDPGYGFVAADVPELTIGVAAAWRGRGIGRALLHAVEARAKEAGIARISLSVERENFAQRLYLAAGYEVVGAGSEQSDTMVKVLPSRTFT, translated from the coding sequence GTGAAGCTCCGCCCGGCGACCGCCGACGACGGCGACTTCCTGGCCGACATGCTGGTGGCCGCGGTCAACTGGTCTCCGGCGTGGCAGCCGAAGAGCCGCCGCCGCGTACTGGCCGCGCCGAACACCGCGCACTACATCGCCGGCTGGCCGCGGGACACCGACCTGGGCGTGGTCGCCGAAGCGGACGGCGAGCGGGCGGGCGCGGCCTGGCTGCGCTTCTTCCCGCCCGGCGACCCGGGCTACGGGTTCGTGGCCGCCGACGTCCCGGAGCTGACCATCGGCGTGGCGGCGGCCTGGCGCGGCCGCGGCATCGGACGCGCGTTGCTGCACGCCGTCGAGGCCCGCGCGAAGGAGGCCGGCATCGCGCGGATCAGCCTCAGCGTCGAGCGCGAGAACTTCGCGCAGCGGCTCTACCTCGCGGCCGGCTACGAGGTCGTGGGCGCGGGGTCCGAGCAGTCCGACACCATGGTCAAGGTCCTCCCAAGCCGCACTTTCACGTGA
- a CDS encoding alginate lyase family protein, with translation MSRFRRVFALGALIPLALGLIATPAPAAPATFTHPGVLVSRPQLDFVKTQVNAGAQPWKAAYDQALGSTYASLSRTPKPRAVVECGSYSNPNYGCTDEREDAIAAYTDALIWYISGDARYAQKAIALMDAWSATITSHTNSNAPLQTGWAGSSWPRAAEIIKYTYSSWPNSGRFGTMLRNVYLNQIINGSNSNGNWELSMMEAAVGISVFLEDKTNFDKAVSRYRNRVAAYVYLASDGSLPKTVPGSGLSSRDQIVSYWQGQSTFVDGLTQETCRDFTHTGYGIAAIADVAETLRIQGQDVYGTDVGERLRQALGFQSKYQLGTAVPSWLCSGSLKLGLGPVTEVGFNALHTRLGIAMTNTQTLTERQRPAGSNNLFVAWQTLTHAANPA, from the coding sequence ATGTCCCGCTTCCGCAGAGTTTTCGCTTTGGGCGCACTGATCCCGCTGGCACTGGGCCTGATCGCCACCCCGGCCCCGGCGGCCCCGGCGACGTTCACCCACCCCGGCGTGCTGGTGAGCCGCCCCCAGCTGGACTTCGTGAAGACCCAGGTGAACGCCGGCGCCCAGCCCTGGAAAGCGGCGTACGACCAGGCATTGGGGAGCACGTACGCCTCACTGTCCCGAACCCCGAAACCCCGCGCGGTCGTGGAATGCGGCTCCTATTCGAACCCGAACTACGGCTGCACGGACGAGCGCGAGGACGCGATCGCGGCGTACACGGACGCCCTTATCTGGTACATCTCCGGCGACGCCCGCTACGCCCAGAAGGCGATCGCCCTGATGGACGCGTGGTCCGCGACGATCACGAGCCACACCAACAGCAACGCACCGCTGCAAACGGGCTGGGCGGGCTCGTCGTGGCCCCGCGCGGCGGAGATCATCAAGTACACGTATTCGAGCTGGCCGAATTCGGGCCGCTTCGGCACGATGCTGCGCAACGTGTACCTGAACCAGATCATCAACGGCAGCAACAGCAACGGCAACTGGGAACTGTCCATGATGGAGGCCGCGGTCGGCATCTCGGTGTTCCTGGAGGACAAGACGAACTTCGACAAGGCTGTTTCGAGGTATCGCAACCGAGTCGCGGCCTATGTGTACCTGGCTTCGGACGGCTCGCTGCCGAAGACCGTCCCCGGCAGTGGCTTGTCCTCGCGCGACCAGATCGTGAGCTACTGGCAGGGCCAGTCGACGTTCGTGGACGGCCTGACCCAGGAGACGTGCCGCGACTTCACCCACACGGGCTACGGCATCGCCGCGATCGCGGACGTGGCGGAGACGCTGCGCATCCAGGGCCAGGACGTGTACGGAACGGACGTGGGCGAGCGCCTGCGTCAAGCGCTGGGCTTCCAGTCGAAGTACCAGCTGGGCACGGCGGTGCCGTCGTGGCTGTGTTCAGGGTCGCTGAAGCTGGGCCTGGGCCCGGTGACGGAGGTGGGCTTCAACGCCCTCCACACCCGCCTGGGCATCGCGATGACGAACACGCAGACGCTGACCGAGCGCCAGCGACCGGCGGGGTCGAACAACCTGTTCGTGGCGTGGCAGACGCTGACCCACGCCGCCAACCCGGCTTGA
- a CDS encoding ClpX C4-type zinc finger protein: MVVIARCSFCAKPNTEVETLVGGPGVFICDGCVKLCVSVIEGKPADAPLIAPWEHDLPLAQVLQNLAPVSAATTQVQQNLAAWVGKARSLGGTWSQIGEALGMTRQSAWERFGSTA, translated from the coding sequence ATGGTGGTCATCGCCCGGTGTTCGTTCTGCGCCAAGCCGAACACGGAGGTGGAGACCCTGGTGGGCGGCCCAGGCGTCTTCATCTGCGACGGTTGCGTGAAGTTGTGCGTGTCGGTGATCGAGGGCAAGCCGGCGGACGCGCCTCTCATCGCGCCGTGGGAACACGACCTTCCGCTGGCACAGGTCCTCCAGAACCTGGCTCCGGTGTCCGCGGCGACCACCCAGGTCCAGCAGAACCTGGCGGCGTGGGTCGGAAAGGCCCGCTCCCTGGGTGGCACGTGGTCCCAGATCGGCGAGGCATTGGGAATGACCCGCCAGTCGGCGTGGGAGCGCTTCGGCTCTACGGCTTGA
- a CDS encoding SAM-dependent methyltransferase yields MTEQEGADWIPPGADLSRPSAARIYDYLLGGAHNLTADREVARKLEAIQPQVAAVARRNRAFLRRAVRFLLDQGVRQFLDLGSGIPTVGNVHEVAQATDPTSRVVYVDYEPVAVAHSRMLLKGNNNAATVEADATDTEAVLHADATKRLLDLGKPIGLLAITLGHYLPDVETIFKDYREALAPGSYLALTHLTNDFAVLNDPRVAETMRQTQDHIFPRTKTEVRALFDGFELVEPGLTTSANWRPDRLAAVVDPEEDGLYAGVGVKP; encoded by the coding sequence ATGACCGAGCAGGAGGGGGCGGACTGGATTCCGCCCGGCGCCGATCTTTCCCGGCCCAGTGCCGCCCGGATCTACGACTACCTGCTCGGCGGGGCGCACAACCTCACCGCCGATCGGGAGGTTGCGCGGAAGCTCGAAGCCATCCAACCCCAGGTCGCCGCCGTAGCTCGGCGCAACCGGGCCTTTCTGCGGAGGGCCGTGAGGTTCCTCCTCGACCAGGGCGTGAGGCAGTTCCTCGACCTCGGCTCCGGCATCCCCACCGTCGGCAACGTCCACGAAGTCGCCCAAGCCACCGACCCGACCTCGCGAGTCGTCTACGTCGACTACGAACCCGTCGCCGTTGCGCACAGTCGGATGTTGCTCAAAGGGAACAACAACGCCGCTACCGTCGAGGCCGATGCCACCGATACCGAAGCGGTCCTGCACGCCGATGCCACCAAGCGGCTGCTTGACCTCGGGAAACCCATCGGGCTGCTGGCCATCACCCTCGGGCACTACCTCCCGGACGTCGAGACCATCTTCAAGGACTACCGCGAAGCCCTCGCCCCCGGCAGCTACCTCGCGCTCACGCACCTCACCAACGACTTCGCCGTCCTGAACGATCCGCGGGTCGCCGAAACCATGCGGCAGACGCAGGATCACATCTTCCCCCGGACGAAAACCGAAGTCAGAGCGCTCTTCGACGGCTTCGAGCTCGTCGAACCCGGGCTGACCACCTCGGCGAACTGGCGGCCCGACCGCCTGGCCGCCGTCGTCGATCCGGAAGAAGACGGGCTCTACGCCGGCGTCGGCGTCAAGCCGTAG
- a CDS encoding glycosyl hydrolase family 18 protein, which produces MLIALGGTAALAPPAAAAGSLTATLALSGTTGTYTVANTGTASVSNWAITFTLPAGVTASTGENGTVTQNGTQVTLIPAYYIATLAPGRNTYPYSPTFRLSAAATPTQCRVDNANCDGSPDTPPGAPSGLRLVTKTTKTVALAWTASAAGSLPVTGYDVYQGASLAASVTGTSATISGLTPGTAYSFTVKAKDAKGNTSPASAALAVTTNSPSDDTQAPSAPTGLRSTAADSGSVSLAWTASTDNTGVIGYDVYRGSVLATTVTTTSAVVTGLAPSTSYTFTVRARDGYDNVSAPSAAVTARTGDIVSGYAKVGYFVQWGIYGRQYFVKNLETSGAAAKLTHLLYAFENIDPVNLTCLSGVTKGTTANPQDPNQGDGAGDAEADYSRPFSAAQSVDGVADTGWESLRGNFNQLKKLKAKHPNLKVLVSLGGWTYSKYFSDVAATDASRKKFVSSCVDTWLKGNIAPYGGAGGPGTAAGIFDGIDLDWEWPASADGHPGNHWSPNDKDNLTALMAEFRTQMDAYGATTGKRYQLHAFTPADPAKVASGWDLSRVFSYLDVANVQGYDFHGSGSDNSWEPNRTGHQGNLYADADDPYPFHFSAEAAINAYTNAGVDPRRLTLGLAFYGRGWQGVAAGGKNGEWQSATGAAPGQFAEEAGTRGYANLVASVPNCTVYHDTAAVATSCYTGNGGQWWTFDDAWSIGLKTTWLKQRGLLGVMAWEMSGDTGGLMNAVSAGLG; this is translated from the coding sequence TTGCTGATAGCGCTCGGCGGCACCGCGGCCCTCGCCCCGCCCGCCGCCGCGGCCGGTTCACTGACCGCCACCCTCGCGCTGAGCGGCACGACCGGCACCTACACCGTCGCCAACACCGGCACCGCCTCGGTGAGCAACTGGGCGATCACCTTCACGCTGCCCGCCGGCGTCACCGCCTCGACCGGCGAAAACGGCACGGTGACGCAGAACGGCACGCAGGTCACGCTGATCCCCGCGTACTACATCGCGACCCTCGCGCCGGGCCGGAACACCTACCCGTACAGCCCGACGTTCCGGCTCAGCGCGGCCGCGACACCCACCCAGTGCCGCGTCGACAACGCCAACTGCGACGGTTCACCGGACACCCCACCGGGTGCGCCCAGCGGGCTCAGGCTGGTCACGAAGACGACCAAGACGGTGGCGCTGGCCTGGACCGCGTCGGCGGCCGGGTCGTTGCCGGTCACCGGGTACGACGTCTACCAGGGTGCTTCCCTGGCCGCGTCGGTGACCGGGACGAGCGCGACGATCTCCGGGCTCACCCCGGGCACGGCCTACTCGTTCACGGTGAAGGCCAAGGACGCCAAGGGGAACACGTCCCCGGCGAGCGCCGCACTGGCCGTGACGACGAACAGCCCCTCCGACGACACGCAGGCGCCGTCCGCCCCCACCGGGCTGCGCTCGACGGCCGCGGACTCGGGCAGCGTCTCCCTGGCGTGGACGGCGTCGACGGACAACACCGGCGTGATCGGCTACGACGTGTACCGCGGATCGGTACTGGCCACCACGGTGACCACGACGTCCGCCGTCGTGACCGGGCTGGCACCGTCCACTTCGTACACGTTCACGGTGCGGGCGCGCGACGGCTACGACAACGTGTCCGCGCCGAGCGCCGCGGTGACCGCCCGGACCGGCGACATCGTCTCGGGCTACGCGAAGGTCGGGTACTTCGTGCAGTGGGGCATCTACGGGCGCCAGTACTTCGTGAAGAACCTCGAAACCTCGGGCGCGGCGGCGAAGCTGACGCACCTGCTGTACGCGTTCGAGAACATCGACCCGGTGAACCTGACGTGCTTGTCCGGCGTCACGAAGGGCACCACCGCGAACCCGCAGGACCCGAACCAGGGTGACGGCGCCGGCGACGCCGAGGCCGACTACTCGCGGCCGTTCTCGGCGGCGCAGTCGGTGGACGGCGTGGCCGACACCGGCTGGGAGTCGCTGCGCGGCAACTTCAACCAGCTCAAGAAGCTCAAGGCGAAGCACCCGAACCTGAAGGTGCTGGTGTCGCTGGGCGGCTGGACGTACTCGAAGTACTTCTCCGACGTCGCGGCCACGGACGCGTCGCGCAAGAAGTTCGTGTCGTCGTGCGTCGACACGTGGCTGAAGGGCAACATCGCGCCCTACGGCGGCGCGGGCGGCCCGGGCACCGCGGCCGGCATCTTCGACGGCATCGACCTCGACTGGGAGTGGCCGGCGAGCGCCGACGGCCACCCCGGCAACCACTGGAGCCCGAACGACAAGGACAACCTGACGGCGCTCATGGCCGAGTTCCGCACGCAGATGGACGCGTACGGCGCTACGACCGGCAAGCGCTACCAGCTGCACGCGTTCACCCCGGCGGACCCGGCCAAGGTGGCGTCCGGCTGGGACCTGTCCCGCGTGTTCAGCTACCTGGACGTCGCGAACGTGCAGGGCTACGACTTCCACGGCTCGGGCAGCGACAACTCGTGGGAGCCGAACCGCACCGGTCACCAGGGCAACCTGTACGCCGACGCGGACGACCCGTACCCGTTCCACTTCAGCGCCGAGGCCGCGATCAACGCGTACACGAACGCGGGCGTCGATCCCCGGAGGCTGACGTTGGGCCTGGCGTTCTACGGCCGCGGCTGGCAGGGCGTCGCGGCGGGCGGCAAGAACGGCGAATGGCAGTCGGCGACGGGCGCGGCCCCGGGCCAGTTCGCCGAGGAAGCGGGGACGCGCGGCTACGCGAACCTGGTGGCGAGCGTCCCGAACTGCACGGTCTACCACGACACGGCCGCGGTGGCGACGTCCTGCTACACCGGCAACGGCGGCCAGTGGTGGACGTTCGACGACGCGTGGTCGATCGGGCTGAAGACGACGTGGCTCAAGCAGCGCGGCCTCCTCGGCGTGATGGCGTGGGAGATGTCGGGTGACACCGGCGGCTTGATGAACGCGGTCAGCGCCGGGCTCGGTTAG
- a CDS encoding pentapeptide repeat-containing protein, which translates to MAHLDPAELGEYFSRLTPGADIDLRGTTIDSPLLNRVSEALTRPGDSASTVRYGRADFRGAIFVQNVEFGRVNFTGNTYFRGATFNKEADFRDAVFGDHSDFRGARFTEHADFRETTFTKRTDFGRAAFAQGADFDEASFTENADFGGAYFAQGASFQYSKFAEYADFGHATFKQNTSFNHATFTENANFRTSKFKDRARFDKVTFGDNVNFRAATFTNHASFDDAVFAKQAMFSGATSIDSVDFTGANFAEAVVFRGISFTGFADFSGATFAKHANFLETNFANDAGFRGTNFARGADFIGTRFGDRATFTRATFTRDANFRKTIFIRTADFCETSFSEDADFSEATFAQDAIFRGVHFGRVVNFHYTTCAGSIDFANTTLANNERLGPLIADRIDLRGAQFETATTIEAETSEITCQRARFTGGVELRIRHGLVDLAETFMGTASSLATSAGEFTIDGLDDLPPLRVPQEQIDRWRATGYSLDHRPVLKSLRGTDVSELALTDVDLRWCRFAGAHHLDKLRIEGDSPFSRPPRAWWRDARQVVFEEHPWRARLTPKSGWSKAAPFDKARDQGEQVGADRLAALYRSLRKALEDGKNEAGAGDFYYGEQEARRRADGSSLAERKILLAYWLISGYGQRAARAFVALLGVIAVTTVLLVTCGLPAPGPASQSTTITRGSQTTTIVEDPRPQLPASNARWTWSRLDASVRIALGAVVFRDASQKLTTAGVWAVMIARFTGPILLALTALAIRARVKR; encoded by the coding sequence TTGGCCCACCTGGACCCGGCGGAACTCGGCGAATACTTCTCACGCTTGACCCCGGGCGCCGACATCGACCTTCGTGGTACCACCATTGATTCGCCGTTGCTCAACCGCGTCAGCGAGGCTTTGACGCGGCCGGGTGATTCAGCTTCAACAGTGCGATACGGTCGTGCCGACTTTCGCGGTGCCATTTTCGTTCAGAATGTCGAATTCGGTCGCGTCAACTTTACCGGGAACACTTACTTCCGCGGTGCGACATTCAACAAAGAGGCCGACTTTCGCGACGCAGTGTTCGGCGATCATTCCGACTTTCGTGGAGCGCGGTTCACCGAACACGCGGACTTCCGGGAAACGACGTTCACCAAGCGAACCGACTTCGGCCGCGCCGCCTTCGCGCAAGGTGCAGACTTCGATGAAGCAAGTTTCACCGAGAACGCCGACTTCGGTGGAGCGTACTTCGCGCAAGGAGCTAGCTTTCAGTACTCGAAATTTGCCGAGTACGCCGACTTCGGACATGCAACCTTCAAACAGAACACCAGCTTCAACCACGCTACCTTTACCGAAAACGCCAACTTCCGCACTTCAAAGTTCAAGGACCGTGCCAGGTTCGACAAAGTCACCTTTGGGGACAACGTCAACTTTCGCGCCGCAACCTTTACCAACCATGCGAGTTTCGACGATGCAGTCTTCGCCAAGCAAGCCATGTTCAGCGGCGCTACTTCCATCGACAGCGTCGACTTCACAGGTGCAAATTTTGCCGAGGCCGTCGTCTTCCGCGGTATCAGCTTCACCGGATTTGCCGACTTCAGCGGCGCAACCTTCGCCAAGCACGCCAATTTTCTCGAAACCAATTTCGCCAACGATGCCGGCTTTCGTGGTACGAACTTCGCACGCGGCGCCGACTTCATCGGCACCCGATTCGGCGATCGCGCCACTTTTACCCGGGCAACCTTCACTCGGGACGCCAACTTCCGCAAAACGATCTTCATTCGAACCGCCGACTTCTGCGAAACATCTTTTTCCGAGGACGCCGATTTTTCGGAAGCGACATTCGCCCAAGACGCCATATTTCGCGGAGTGCATTTCGGCAGAGTCGTTAACTTCCACTACACAACCTGCGCCGGAAGCATCGATTTCGCGAACACCACCCTTGCGAACAACGAACGCTTGGGTCCACTCATAGCAGACCGCATCGACCTTCGAGGAGCACAGTTCGAGACCGCTACGACAATCGAGGCGGAGACCAGCGAGATCACTTGCCAGCGAGCGCGATTCACCGGCGGAGTGGAACTTCGCATCCGCCACGGACTGGTAGATCTTGCTGAAACTTTCATGGGAACGGCATCATCCTTGGCAACATCGGCAGGCGAATTCACCATCGACGGATTGGACGACTTACCCCCTCTACGGGTTCCGCAGGAGCAGATCGACAGATGGCGCGCCACGGGTTATTCGCTTGATCATCGCCCTGTTTTGAAGTCCCTTAGGGGTACCGACGTGTCAGAACTGGCCCTGACCGATGTCGATCTACGCTGGTGTCGCTTCGCCGGTGCACACCACCTGGACAAATTGCGCATCGAGGGTGACAGCCCCTTCTCGCGGCCACCGCGCGCTTGGTGGCGCGACGCGCGGCAGGTGGTTTTCGAGGAACATCCCTGGCGCGCCCGCTTGACGCCGAAGTCCGGCTGGTCGAAGGCCGCTCCGTTCGACAAGGCGAGGGACCAGGGCGAGCAGGTCGGAGCGGATCGCCTTGCAGCGCTGTACCGATCGTTGCGCAAGGCACTCGAAGACGGCAAGAACGAGGCTGGCGCAGGGGACTTCTACTACGGCGAACAAGAAGCTCGGCGACGCGCGGACGGCAGTTCACTTGCCGAACGGAAAATTCTATTGGCGTACTGGCTGATCTCGGGATACGGACAACGAGCGGCACGCGCCTTCGTCGCCTTGCTCGGGGTGATCGCCGTGACCACGGTCCTGCTCGTCACCTGCGGACTGCCGGCCCCCGGCCCCGCTTCACAATCCACGACGATCACACGGGGATCGCAGACGACCACGATCGTCGAAGACCCGCGACCGCAGCTACCCGCAAGCAACGCCCGGTGGACGTGGAGTCGCTTGGACGCCTCCGTGCGCATCGCGCTGGGCGCGGTGGTGTTCCGCGACGCGAGCCAAAAGCTGACCACTGCCGGCGTTTGGGCGGTCATGATCGCGCGGTTCACCGGCCCCATTTTGCTTGCCCTCACCGCGCTGGCCATCCGCGCTCGGGTCAAGAGGTGA